Proteins encoded in a region of the Bacillus sp. T3 genome:
- a CDS encoding iron chaperone, whose amino-acid sequence MEKTGIKFETIDEYIIQFPPNVQEILETLRNVIKESAPDAKEKISYQMPTFDFHGNLVHFAAYKKHIGFYPAPSGITAFKEKLLGYKGAKGSVQFPLEKPMPYELIAEIVKFRMEENIRRAEEKKTKKK is encoded by the coding sequence ATGGAAAAGACTGGGATAAAATTCGAAACAATTGATGAATACATCATTCAATTTCCTCCAAATGTTCAAGAAATTCTCGAAACTTTAAGGAATGTAATAAAAGAGTCTGCACCAGATGCAAAGGAAAAGATTAGTTACCAAATGCCAACCTTTGATTTTCATGGGAATTTGGTCCATTTTGCCGCCTATAAAAAACATATAGGCTTTTATCCTGCACCGAGTGGTATCACTGCATTTAAGGAAAAGTTATTAGGATATAAAGGAGCGAAAGGATCGGTTCAATTCCCTTTAGAGAAACCGATGCCTTATGAATTAATAGCTGAAATTGTCAAATTTAGAATGGAAGAAAATATAAGGCGTGCTGAGGAAAAAAAGACGAAAAAAAAGTAA